The Zavarzinella sp. sequence GATCTCCGGAAGTTGTTCTGCAGAAATCTCGTAGCGGTCTGCTGTCAGACGTATATCGGTGACACCTGCTTTGATCAAAGCAAGCATTTCCTGAATCGTAGTCGCGTTGGTACCTACTGCCGGTGGTGATGGCTGCACGGGATCCTGAGAACGGTTTATTTGACCATCGTTCGGATTTTGAACAATTCCTTTCTCATAAACTGGCCAACTATTGTCCTGCGTTATCTTTTGCTCATCTTGTCTTGCCAGGTAGCTGAACCCTGCAAAAAGCCCACCCACCAGAAGTGTCACTGCAACGTACCACCACATGGAGATTTCTGGTGCAGGCGGCAGGGGACCTTCGATACGTGGAAAATTTACCTGGGAGTCTGTGCTGGGCTGGATACCCAGTTTTCTAGCCACGACACTCAGATGCTGAATGAGATGTTCCACATGCTGGTAACGCTGCAGGGGGTCTTTGGCCATCATCCTGCCAAGAATTGCTGCAAGATCGTCTGGAATTTCAGGAGTAAATGCTCGCGGATCAGTAGGTGGTAGCGTACGGTGGGCTTCCAATTTTTTGGCAGGGGTTCCATCTGGAACAGGCGAAAAACCAGTTAACAGATGGTAAAAAGTGCAGCCAAGACTGTAGATATCACTTCGAATATCTGCAAGTCTCGGTTCCATGGCCTGTTCTGGTGAAATGTAATCGAATGTTCCCAGTGCAGTGTTCGTGTGAGTCAAGTGGGCATTTGCACGGTTATCCAGGTTACGGGCCAAGCCCATATCGACAATTTTCGCCGTACCATCTGGTGTGACGATAATGTTGGATGGCTTGATATCGCGGTGTATGACACCACGTGCTGATGCATGCTTCAGCCCAGTAGCAACTTGAAGCATGTAGGAAACACACTGATGGATAGGAACCTTTCCCCCACCTGTTTCCATAATTTCCCGCAGATTAAACCCTTCTACAAACTCGAACGCAATAAAGTGCGTTCCCTGATCTTCACCGCAGAAAAATACACGGGCGACATTTTCGTGGTCCAGTTTCGCCGCAGCTCTGGCTTCCTGACGAAAACGCTCAATCTGATCCTCATCCGTGCCAGGTGGGAGGATTTTCAGTGCAACAATCCGGCTGAGTGACAGGTCAGTAGCTTTGAAGACTGCAGCCATCCCACCCGCACCGATTGGCTCAATAATTTCAAAGTGGGCCAGATGCCGTGAAATCTGGTGATACTGTTTTGCTGGTACATGCTTCGAAAGGTTGTTCTTCCGAATGACCGTAGGTGGTTCGTTTGATGGTTGGTCCTGATCCAATTTTTCACTGGTTGGGACAGGATCATTCGATACTGGTTCGTGATCATCACTTGCGGGATGTTCGTGAACAGTCGATTTCACCACAGAAACATCCCCCGGAAATGTGTGCCGAACCGCCAACAGAATGGTGGAGTAAACTCCATGTAGTATTATTCTAAACTACGCAGGGAAATTCTGTCAATTTGATTTCATTCATTCTGTGGGAATATTCTTCAGAAAGTCACTGAAGGCGGCAGCTTTGGTGATTCCGATTCCAGTGATCGTTTTGCCTTGTATTCTACCAAGGCACAGATATCGATCACCTAACTGTTCAATCTGGTATGGCACATTTGGCTCAACAAAAATATTTGTCTTCGGTGCCACCTGATTTGCCGAAGGTATTCCCAATTCATCAGGGGTGGGCAGATGCACCGTTTGAATTCCGGTTCTACCAGTCTCATAAACCGGTTTTGTTATCGTTTTCACTGGCACTGGTTGTACTACAGGCCGTAACTCCGGAATACGCGGTTTCGGTACGTACACTGGAGTATTTCGATTCATAGGGATTGGTGAACCACCAATCGGTTCCGGACATGGAACACCAGGTGCTCACCCGGCACCTGCACGGCCTGGAATTTCAAGCCATGCAGTAAAAATAATAAGAAAATACCAAAAGCGCATGGCATCCTTGCCTTGTGTGAACCCACATCCTTGTGGGAGGTGCAGCCAATACCATGAATTTTCACAAGAACAAGGCCGGTTTCGAATCACGAAACGGAGATATGGGAGATTTCAAAATCTGATAATTCTCTCATGAAATTGCAGCCACCAGCCCACGATTGGGGTGCGTGGTGCACCATGTAGACAATACAGGCCAGGCAGGCAATTTCTTTGGGATCGTTGTCTTTCTGGAAATAGATGGTAATCACGCTGCCAGCCTGCATTTCGTTGGGGAATATTAACCCGGCACCAGTAGGGGAAATGTCCACCAGGGCTGCCTGCCGTCGCTGACCATCGTCAGGCACCAAACTGTATTCAATTTCTCCCTGTGCGGGATAACGCACCCACGCCCGCTGGTCAGAACTGGCGGTGGAAGCCCTTTTTTCCCCACCAAAGATTTTCATTTCATCATCTGTGAGATCCATAGAAAACATGCAGCCGATGTAGTGGTTGCCGTCTTCCAGCAGTTTCGAATGGATGACGCACGCCAGCAGAGTAGGGTGGGGCAAATTGGGAGCACCTGGAAGTTCGATTCGAAGCATTGCTCCAGGCGAAAAATGGGCTGCCGATACAAATCCCACCCCACTTCGGGATATATTTTGCAAGCGCACGACAAATTCCTCTTCGGAATTCACTTTTCTGGCAATGGTTTCAAGGTTGGCAGGCAGACGACCATAACCGCGTTTTTCTTCTTCATAATCACTGCGGTGTCCGGTTAAATGACGTAGAAAAGCTCTGGTTCTTTTGAACATAGGGTCGCACGGAGTTACTGTTATTCTGAATTATAACGAGAGATTAGTCCCCGGGTACCAGAAACTCATCACTGGGATCGAATCCAGGTATCGCGAGGACAATCGTCTGGATTTCAGAATCTGCCTGAATCCGATGCCTTGTGCCTGCTTCTATGGTGATCGTCATTCCCGGGGTCACAGGAAAAACAGCTTCATTCAACTCAATCGTGCCAGTACCATTGAGAATGTAATAAACTTCCTGCGTTCGTTCATGGTAATGGAGTTTTGCATTGCGAATCGTCGTGACATGGAAGCTGTAACCGCGATTCTCGCTGGCAGGGATAATCCGCTGGCTCCAACCACATGGGCAGAGCACTGGGGATACTTCTGAAATGTGGCGGATGGTGTATCCGTTTGTTGTTTGAATGTCAGATTCATTCATGTTCTGTTTCCGTTAAGATCTGAAAACTGATTGGCAGATGAAATTATACATGAAAGGTGGCACATGAGGTGGGTGAATAATCAAAAACAATATACAAAGTAAGACATTGTTATACTGAAGTGAACAAAAAAGTGGGCCGAGAGATTTAGCTAAAAACTGTCGCCCACTCAGTTCAAAGCTATGAGGATCTCTCGACCCATATCAAACAACTTAGTTGTTAGCTTCATTGTAACTCAACGTTGGATTGCGTCAAGTATTGTTGTGAAAAAACTGTGAAATCGGAAATTGGACAGCTGGCAAATGTTGGTTAATGTATGCTTTTGTCTATTTTTCATTTATGAAAATCACATAATTCATCAAATATGGTACATAAGTGAATCTGACGTTTTTTTTGTACCTTTCAATCGCAGTAATGGTTTTTCCAGGATGACGACTGTATCGGGCTCGATTGATTTCGTGATCCACACGTTCGAACCAATCACCGTGCGAGCACCAATCACGGTATTCCCACCCAGAATGGTGGCGTTGGCATAGACAATGACATCGTCTTCCAGAGTGGGATGCCGTTTGTAAGTCCCGTGAATCAATTCACCAGAATCATCGCGGTCGAAACTAAGTGCACCCAGCGTTACCCCCTGGTAAAGTTTCACATTTTTGCCCAGGAGACATGTTTCGCCAATGACCACACCCGTACCGTGGTCAATAAAGAATCCAGGGCCGATGGTAGCACCCGGGTGAATATCAATGCCAGTGCGGGAGTGGGCATATTCTGTCATCATGCGGGGAATGTACGGTACACCCAGCTTTAATAGTTCATGGGCAACACGATAGATGGTAATTGCTTCCAGACCGGGATAACAGAAGATAATCTCGTGGTGGCTTTTTGCTGCTGGATCTCCACGGAAAGCAGCTGAGACGTCTTCATTTAAAGTCAACCGGATATCAGGTAGCCGATACAGAAAATCGACCGTTTTGCGTTGTGCGAATGCTTCAAAATCGATGTGTGGCGATTCCCGACACATATCATGCCGCAATGCACGGGCAATCTGTTCCGTCAAGCGATCGTGCAATGAATCTACCAGACTGCCGATGTAGTATTCGACATTGCCATTGTGCAAATGCTGCCGACGACCAAATCCAGGATAAATAATTTCGTAAATATCCGCCACGATTGCAAAAATGGCATCTCGGCTGGGCAGGGCTTCGTGCCCCAGGTGGTTAATCTTGCTACATTCCGTGTAACTACCGACCAGTGCTTCGGTTATGCTTGTTAAGCCTTCTTTAATCCGAATATCTGTCGCCATGTCAACCACCAATGAAACCGAAGTTTTTCAAACAACCGTTGTCAATTGTATCGGTAACTGTATCGAAGAGGATGAATGCGGGATCAGTTGGGTTATCGGAAAATTTATTAATGAGAATTAATTCATCAATAGGTGCAGGATGATTTGGCACTGTGCACACGATTTGCAGTTGGAAATAGATACCAAACCGCTGGTGATGGGCATCCTGAATGTAACACCCGACAGTTTTTCCGATGGTGGCAGCCACCTGACTGTAGAACTGGCACTTCGGCACGTACAGACGATGCTGCATGACGGTGTAGATATTATTGACATCGGTGGTGAATCGACCCGCCCTGGTGCTGAGAAAGTACCCACATCAGTCGAAATCGAGCGGGTGTTGCCTGTAATTATGAGAATTCGCCAATTTTCAGCGATCCCTATTTCAATTGACACCACCAAACTGGAAGTAGCCAAAGCTGCACTGGATGCAGGGGCAAACATCATTAATGATGTAAGTGCCTTTCGATTTGCACCCAACATTGCCCAACTTGCCAAAGAAACCAGGGCAGGGTGCGTGTTGATGCATATGCAGGGCACCCCACAGACAATGCAGGTAGACCCGCATTACGAGAATGTGATGGGGGAGATTTGCAATTTTTTTGCGGAAAGAATCCAGTTTTCTTTGCAGGTGGGGCTGAGCAAGGAGCAACTGGTTCTTGATCCCGGCATTGGCTTTGGCAAACGCACTCACCATAACTTACTGATTTTGAAGGAGTTAGGTCAATTACGCCAATTTGGCCTACCAGTACTGCTGGGTGCGTCTCGGAAAGGATTAATTGAACGTGTTACTGGCCGACCAATTGATCAGCGCCTGGCAGGCACCTTGGCGATTCATTGCGATGCTACCTCTCGTGGGACAGCCCACATCTGGCGTGTCCATGATGTGCGTGAAGCAGTCGATGCGGCAAAAATGCTGGAGGCGATACTGAATGCAGAAATCTATTAAAGAACGATGCCTGCAATACTGGCGTTGATCAGTGTTGCAAGAAAACCACCGTATAATGCTCGTAAACTCAGTCTGGCTAAGTCTTTCCGTCGACTAGGTGCTAAACCACCGATCCCACCAAGAACAATTCCAATCGAAGAAAAGTTTGCAAATCCTGTTAGGGCGAATGTAGTAAGCAGATAACTCCGCTCGGACATTCCAGTAATTGCACCGGTGGCAGCATCTCGATTCAGGGTCGTCAGGCTGTCAAAAGAAATAAACTCATTCAGCACCAACTTTTTCCCAAGTAATTCTGCTACGCGTGGGGCATCTTCCAATGGCACACCCATCATTAACGCAGCCGGTTGAAACAAACTGGAAAAATCCGTTCCAGGCTCCAATCTGGTGATAGCAAGCCGATTAGTGCATTGATCATCGCAATCCCAGCGATAAATGCGATCAACATAGCGGTAATGTTTATTACCAGAAAAATGCCATCAGAAGCACCGCTAGAGGCAGCATCAAAAACGTTTGAGTGGGGGCGTTCATCTGCAAGTCGCACAGTGCCCGCAGTGACAGGCTGTTCTGTTTCAGGCAGTAACAGCTTCGACAAATACAACCCCGTAGGTGCTGCCATGACACTCGTCGCCAGAATGGCCACCGGGTCAGCCCCCATACCGATATACACTGCCATGACCCCACCTGCAATGGTTGCCATACCGCCGATCATCAAGGCGAGCAGTTCGGATTGGGTCATTTTTGCGATAAACGGCTTGATAATCAGTGGAGCTTCAGTCTGACCCATAAAAACGTTTGCTGTAGCAGCGAGTGATTCGGCTCCGCTGATACTTTTTTTGCCAAAAATCAGCATCATCACTTTGGCAAACAGGAAAACCACCAATTGCAGCACCCGCAGGTGGTAGAGGACTGTGAAGACGCTGGAAACAAAAATGACGGTGGGCAGGGCACGAATAATGAAAATGTATCCATTGTTCAATCCAAACACTTGTTCCATAGTTTGATGGTTGACCAGTGGGCCAAAAACAAAGCGGGCACCTGCATCGGTGAATTCTAAGAATCTTTTAATCAATTCCCCACCGAATCGAAAAACGCTGCGAATTGCCTCAATTCGAAGAATGCAGGTTGCAAGCAACACCTGAAGTCCAATACCAACGATGATTGTTCGCCAGTGGACATTTCGCAGATTTTTCGAGAACATTGCCGCCAGTGCGATTAATGCCAGCAAACCAAAGAATGACTGGAATCGGAAGTTGAGTTGATTGTTCACAATATAGAGGAACAGGCAAATCGTAGTGGCACCGACCCCCAACAAAATGGGGAGGGCATTTTTTTTCATCCATTCCCACGTTAACAGCAGGAAAAGGGCAATGCCCAAACCGGAACTAAGGACGATATTCGCCATAAATTCACGCATCTAAAGTACTTACAACAAAAAGTGTACGAAGTTCTCTGGTTTCACCCAGTGAGTAATTGTGGGGATTTCAGTAGAAATCAAGCAGCCAGGCGTATTGCCTGGGGTGGTTGAAATGGTTTGTAGGCACGAATGAAATGGTAGTACCCAAACAACCTCTCCAAAAGTCCCAAAGAGTAGATGCGCAGCAAATACGGGACCTGAGATCGTTTCAGGCCGCGTTTGCGAATTTTTGCAGCATTGAACCCTGTAAGCTGTTCTTTGATCTGCTTTGCAATCATGCTGCCAGGTAATTCACCAGGTGGAGCCCACGGTCTTAACCAGCGTTTAACATCGCTCATGTTTCTGCTGGCAGGTACCACACCCATGAATCTTCCGCCAGGTCGCAACACCCGCTGTGCCGTTTCAATAATCGAACAGAGATTTTCCAGGTTCATGTGGTTGAAGAAAACAGCCACAACGTCGACAGATTCATCGGCTATTGGCACACGGTTGTAAAAACTGTGGTGGTAAGTTGCTGATAGATTACGAGCATGGAAATGTGCCTGAATCGTATCCAGATAGGTGGTAGATGGGTCAACAACGATCAATTTCGCATGTTTCTTTGCAAATTCAGCCCACTCCAGGCCAAGGGTATCCCCAAAAGCCAGAATCGTTTCATCACGGTAACGATCAAACTTGAACAGGTGGGGGATCCAACGACCATGCCGTTCAAATCGACGAGTTGCAATCGCTTCAAACCAGTCGTCGCTGCCAATTTCAGCACACACAGGTAGTGGTTTCAACGAGCGTTCATCACGCCACAATTCCCGTCGTGCCAGACGCTCTAGGAGGGCAATATCCGGTTCTGGGGCGTTGCCACGGTCTGAACGTGGTACCACCCGTTGCCAAACGTAATCCGTATTGCCCACAGACATTGGCTTTCTTGCTTGCATAAACAATGCTTTCACATATACCCGAAGTTTCGTGGGCACAAGGGGAAAAACAGTAAAAATGAATAATTATTCATGAATTAATTGCATAAATGTCCCATTCGGTTCGTATGTGACTGTCCGGTAGCCTAATTTGGCGGCAACACTGGTGTTGGCCTGTAAATCATCCACAAAAAGACTGGTTGATCGCTTCAGATTTGATTTCTCTTCCAAAGCGCGAAAAAACTGCTCGGCAGGCTTGCGGTCTCCTAATTGATGAGAAACCCCTAAGAATTGGAAGTACTGCAGCACATCGGCAAAGTCTGATGCAAAGAACTGAAAGTGGGCATCGTTGGTATTACTTGCTAATACCAACTCGTATTTCCCGGCCAACTTGGGTATCGCGTCACAGATTTCCTCATTTCGCGTAAAAATATTGCTGTAATGTCGCACGAATTCTTGTTCAGTGCACTCTAATTTGATTTCCTTGGCAAGCCAGCTTTGAAATTGGGAAGTGGTTAGCCGCCCACATTCGTAATCGTGGGCGACGGGGGAGTGATAGAGTGCATGCAGGATTTTTTCTGAAGTGCCTGTAGTATAGGGAGTTAGATTCGTTACGGAGCGATGGTGATCGAAAAATCCGATCACATTACCAAAATCAAAAACAATAGTGGTCGGGTGCATCAGTATTCGGTTTTTCTAAATTCGTAACACGATATGCCCAACATGGCTATCGAAAACAGGAAAGAGGTAAACACCGACCATTCCAGACGGATTTTCTTTTGTGCCAAAGCCTGTTCAAACTCTGGCACTTCTGCTGAAATCCCACGACTATCGAGCGTTTTTTCGAAAACAATGTTCAGATCAGCTGGTTTAGGCAGTATCCAGTAGCTGGTTTCCAACATGAAATTGCTGGTGGCTGTCATTCCCGGCGGTTGATGAACCTGGATCGCATGGCGGGCGTAATTGATTCCCCAGGCAACAGTCCAGAATAACAATGTGCCAAATACGCACACAACGGTGCTGCGACTCCAGACAGCCAGCATCACCGAAAAGCCGTAAAAGGCAAAAAAATGGATCACCAGAATCGGAATGACCAGAAAATAGGTGGCATCGAATCGGCCCGTCGCCAAACCCAGGGTCAGCCAGGTTCCCACTACAAAAAAGCTGACATGAAAGGTAATGAGAACCATTACCCCAACTACTTTACCGAGTAAAAAGCTCCACCGTGGGATCGGCTTTGCCAGCAGTACTGTAATCTGGCTTGGCTCCAGAAAAGTGGGCAATAACCCGGATGTCCAGATAATTGCCAAAAATACACCCAAAGTGCCTGCAATCAAGCCAGATAACCAGGTAAGCAGAAAGCGAAAAGAATCATCTGCCCCACGTGCCGTATTCAGTTGGAAAAGGCCAAAACCTAAAGACAATTTGTCTTGTCCAAGGATATCCACTCCATCTTCTTTCACTTTTTCTGGAGAGAGTTTCTTCAATTCGGGATCATCTGGGGGCAAAACGTATTGACTGTCATCAGATTGTTGTTTTCCGGAAAGTTCTACTCCCAGGCAAAAAACCATGACCAAGGCGCTGAACAATACCATCGCCCAGAAAACTTTCGTGGCGAGGGACTGGCGAATCGTATCAATAATCATCCAGCGAATTGTGCGGAGTGCGATGGGCAGGTTCATGCTGGCACCTCTTGAAAATGTGCTTGCAGTTGACTTTCAAGTGCTCCCGGAACTCGATCCTTGTCCGTCAGGTGCCGCTGTGAAATTACTCGCCCGTTTTTTAAGACAACAATAAAATCGGCCACTTTGCTCATTTCTTCCATGTTGTGTGAGACGCAGATCACTGATTTACCAAGTGACTTCCGTTCCTGAATAACATCGCGAAGAACTGCTTTACCCGAGATGTCGAGTCCTTCACTGGGCTCATCAAGTACCAGCAACTCTGGATCATTCATAATCGCTTGAGCAATCGCGAGGCGCTGAACCATTCCTTTGCTGAACTTGCGAATCTGTTCATCGGCGCGATCGGCCAGCCCCACCTTGTTCAGGAGTTGTGGGATTTTTGCTTTTAATTCCATGGGTGGGAGATAGGTGAGTGAACCGTAATAAGTCAGTAACTCTTTTGCAGATAAGTACTTAGGGAAATATTGGTTCTCATGAACATATCCCACCTGTGCGAGAGTATTCTGGTAAGATGCATCGTGCCCCAATCGCACCACTTTGCCAGAAGTGGGGGAGTTCAATCTTAATAAAATTTTTATAAGTGTGGTTTTGCCGGCACGGTTAGGACCAAGCAAACCAGTGACCATTCCCACGGGAATTTGCAGAGTGACATTGTCTAACGCAGTATGACGTTGTTTTCCAAGAAGCCCACTGCGGAAGATCTTGGTTACCTGGTGAAATTCAGCAACGGCAGACAAAGAATGTCCCAAATAAGTTTTCTTGCTATTGTTTTATACAGTGAATTGAAAAAGAGGTGGGCGAAAATGAGTTACTGAATCAAAGCAACCTGAACCCCACCCTGCATAATCCGTTGCAAAGCTTCTCGGATCTTGTCAACACGCTGGTTATAGTCCCCAGTGATGATCTTGTAAGATTCGATCGAGGTATCAGTGCTGGAAGAGGTATTCCCCACAAACTGAACATCGAGCAAAAACTGCAGTGCGGAATCCTGGGTGTTTGCACCATTCGAATTGTTCCGCGTTGAAGGCTCAAAAAGTTCACCGAATGCCAAAGCATGCACTCGAGCTGGATTTCGGCTTGTCGAGAAGCCTGGCCCGGTACGCGGTAAACTTGCGAGTCCGTGAGTTGCCACTGGGGAAACTGACAGGCCAGGAATTGCTTCCACTTTCGTTTTGAGCAATAATCCACGCTAACGTAATCCCTTCATTAAGTGCATCCGGGTGGCCGTTACCTACACCAGATCCGTTACTGATACTTGACCATTGATATCGACCAGTACTGCCAACCTGACTCAATGAACCATTGCAAGTCTGGTTTGCTACACCGTCTGTTTCCAGAATCACAATCTTTGTAGCACCATTCCGTCCAGTTGCAGATCCCACCCAGTTGAACTCGTTGTAGGCATTCATCAGCCCCATGGTTGGATTTGTCCCGCCATCTGCAAGTGGCACGTTCCCAGCATAATTAGCAGGAT is a genomic window containing:
- a CDS encoding PilZ domain-containing protein; amino-acid sequence: MFKRTRAFLRHLTGHRSDYEEEKRGYGRLPANLETIARKVNSEEEFVVRLQNISRSGVGFVSAAHFSPGAMLRIELPGAPNLPHPTLLACVIHSKLLEDGNHYIGCMFSMDLTDDEMKIFGGEKRASTASSDQRAWVRYPAQGEIEYSLVPDDGQRRQAALVDISPTGAGLIFPNEMQAGSVITIYFQKDNDPKEIACLACIVYMVHHAPQSWAGGCNFMRELSDFEISHISVS
- a CDS encoding cupin domain-containing protein; this translates as MNESDIQTTNGYTIRHISEVSPVLCPCGWSQRIIPASENRGYSFHVTTIRNAKLHYHERTQEVYYILNGTGTIELNEAVFPVTPGMTITIEAGTRHRIQADSEIQTIVLAIPGFDPSDEFLVPGD
- a CDS encoding serine acetyltransferase encodes the protein MATDIRIKEGLTSITEALVGSYTECSKINHLGHEALPSRDAIFAIVADIYEIIYPGFGRRQHLHNGNVEYYIGSLVDSLHDRLTEQIARALRHDMCRESPHIDFEAFAQRKTVDFLYRLPDIRLTLNEDVSAAFRGDPAAKSHHEIIFCYPGLEAITIYRVAHELLKLGVPYIPRMMTEYAHSRTGIDIHPGATIGPGFFIDHGTGVVIGETCLLGKNVKLYQGVTLGALSFDRDDSGELIHGTYKRHPTLEDDVIVYANATILGGNTVIGARTVIGSNVWITKSIEPDTVVILEKPLLRLKGTKKTSDSLMYHI
- the folP gene encoding dihydropteroate synthase → MIWHCAHDLQLEIDTKPLVMGILNVTPDSFSDGGSHLTVELALRHVQTMLHDGVDIIDIGGESTRPGAEKVPTSVEIERVLPVIMRIRQFSAIPISIDTTKLEVAKAALDAGANIINDVSAFRFAPNIAQLAKETRAGCVLMHMQGTPQTMQVDPHYENVMGEICNFFAERIQFSLQVGLSKEQLVLDPGIGFGKRTHHNLLILKELGQLRQFGLPVLLGASRKGLIERVTGRPIDQRLAGTLAIHCDATSRGTAHIWRVHDVREAVDAAKMLEAILNAEIY
- a CDS encoding nucleoside transporter C-terminal domain-containing protein yields the protein MFQPAALMMGVPLEDAPRVAELLGKKLVLNEFISFDSLTTLNRDAATGAITGMSERSYLLTTFALTGFANFSSIGIVLGGIGGLAPSRRKDLARLSLRALYGGFLATLINASIAGIVL
- a CDS encoding Na+ dependent nucleoside transporter N-terminal domain-containing protein, yielding MREFMANIVLSSGLGIALFLLLTWEWMKKNALPILLGVGATTICLFLYIVNNQLNFRFQSFFGLLALIALAAMFSKNLRNVHWRTIIVGIGLQVLLATCILRIEAIRSVFRFGGELIKRFLEFTDAGARFVFGPLVNHQTMEQVFGLNNGYIFIIRALPTVIFVSSVFTVLYHLRVLQLVVFLFAKVMMLIFGKKSISGAESLAATANVFMGQTEAPLIIKPFIAKMTQSELLALMIGGMATIAGGVMAVYIGMGADPVAILATSVMAAPTGLYLSKLLLPETEQPVTAGTVRLADERPHSNVFDAASSGASDGIFLVINITAMLIAFIAGIAMINALIGLLSPDWSLERIFPVCFNRLR
- a CDS encoding methyltransferase domain-containing protein, yielding MQARKPMSVGNTDYVWQRVVPRSDRGNAPEPDIALLERLARRELWRDERSLKPLPVCAEIGSDDWFEAIATRRFERHGRWIPHLFKFDRYRDETILAFGDTLGLEWAEFAKKHAKLIVVDPSTTYLDTIQAHFHARNLSATYHHSFYNRVPIADESVDVVAVFFNHMNLENLCSIIETAQRVLRPGGRFMGVVPASRNMSDVKRWLRPWAPPGELPGSMIAKQIKEQLTGFNAAKIRKRGLKRSQVPYLLRIYSLGLLERLFGYYHFIRAYKPFQPPQAIRLAA
- a CDS encoding HAD-IA family hydrolase, producing MHPTTIVFDFGNVIGFFDHHRSVTNLTPYTTGTSEKILHALYHSPVAHDYECGRLTTSQFQSWLAKEIKLECTEQEFVRHYSNIFTRNEEICDAIPKLAGKYELVLASNTNDAHFQFFASDFADVLQYFQFLGVSHQLGDRKPAEQFFRALEEKSNLKRSTSLFVDDLQANTSVAAKLGYRTVTYEPNGTFMQLIHE
- a CDS encoding ABC transporter permease subunit, with translation MNLPIALRTIRWMIIDTIRQSLATKVFWAMVLFSALVMVFCLGVELSGKQQSDDSQYVLPPDDPELKKLSPEKVKEDGVDILGQDKLSLGFGLFQLNTARGADDSFRFLLTWLSGLIAGTLGVFLAIIWTSGLLPTFLEPSQITVLLAKPIPRWSFLLGKVVGVMVLITFHVSFFVVGTWLTLGLATGRFDATYFLVIPILVIHFFAFYGFSVMLAVWSRSTVVCVFGTLLFWTVAWGINYARHAIQVHQPPGMTATSNFMLETSYWILPKPADLNIVFEKTLDSRGISAEVPEFEQALAQKKIRLEWSVFTSFLFSIAMLGISCYEFRKTEY
- a CDS encoding ABC transporter ATP-binding protein gives rise to the protein MSAVAEFHQVTKIFRSGLLGKQRHTALDNVTLQIPVGMVTGLLGPNRAGKTTLIKILLRLNSPTSGKVVRLGHDASYQNTLAQVGYVHENQYFPKYLSAKELLTYYGSLTYLPPMELKAKIPQLLNKVGLADRADEQIRKFSKGMVQRLAIAQAIMNDPELLVLDEPSEGLDISGKAVLRDVIQERKSLGKSVICVSHNMEEMSKVADFIVVLKNGRVISQRHLTDKDRVPGALESQLQAHFQEVPA